The Fundidesulfovibrio magnetotacticus genome includes the window TGATGCGCTGGTGGCCGGGAGCGCCGCGCAGGGCCGCGCGGCGGCCCGCCAGGCGGCTCTGCAGTCCCTGCCCTCCCAGCCCGGCGGTTCGCGCGCGGGGCTGCCCGACGAGCTTTCCGGGCGCGGGCGCATCATCAATCTGGTGACCTGACCCTCCACCATGCGCATCTTCTTCATTCTTTGCGCGACTTTCGCGCTTCTGGCATGCCTCGCGGCCTGCGACGCGCCCCCGCCCTCGGGGCCGCGCGTGCTGGAGTGGGGTGAGGCAGGCGTGGGCGACGTGGCGCGCGTGGTGGACGCCACGGGGGTGATCCGCGTGCGCCCCGGCGGACAGATCCGCGTGGGCAGCCGCCTCAAGGGGCAGGTGACGGAGCTCTTCGTGCGCACCGGCGACGTGGTGCGCGCGGGCCAGCTGCTGGCCGTGCTGGACGACCGCGAACTCCAGACCCAGCGCCAGGCGGCCCTTGCCCGCCTGGAGGCCGCGCGAAACGAGCTGGAGCGCGTGGAAAGCCAGCGTGCCAAACGCCTGGAGGAGGCCGGGGCCACCCTGGACGCCGACAAAAACCGCCAGGCCTACGAGGCGCGCCGACTGGAGCGCCGCCGCCAGCTCTCCGTCCAGGGGCACATCCACCAGGACGACCTGGAGGCCTCCCGGCGCGACGAGGCCTCCTCCACCCAGTCCGTGGCCCAGGGCCGCGCCCGCCTCGACCGCGTGGACGTCGAGGCCCGCCGGGACGCCCAGCGCGCGGCCAAGGCCCTGGAAGAGGCCCGGGCCAAGGTGGACGAGATCGACGCCTACCTCTCCATGACCCGCGTGGAGAGCCCCATCGACGGCATCGTGGGCCAGGTGCACACCCAGAAGGGCGAGCAGGTGGTGGCGGAGCTTGAGTCCGTGAGCATCGTCACGGTCATCGATCCGCGTTTCCTGGAGCTGCGCGTCTACGTGAACGAGGCCGACGCCGCGGGCATCAGGCCGGGCATGCCCGTGCGCTTCTTCCAGGCCGTCCGGCCCAAGGAAATCTACGGCGCGGTGATCGACCGCGTTTCCCCCTCGCCCGAAACCGTGGACCGCATCCTTTATTTCCCGGCCATGGCCAGCCTGGCTCCGGCGGCGTCGCTCATCCTGCGCCCGGAGATGACGGTGCAGTGCGCCGTGCTGGTGGAGGATCTCAAGGGCGTGCTCAGCGTCCCGGCCCAGGCCGTGGTGGAGCGCGGCGGGCGTCGCGTGGTCTATGTGGACGACGGCCAGGGGCGCGCCAGGCCCGTGGAGCCCGTCTTCGGGACGCGCGGCGCCGGTCGGGTGCAGGTGCTCTCGGGCCTTGAACCCGGCACGCGGGTCGCCCTGTCCCTGGCGTGGGACCCTCAAGGTGTCAGGTAAGAACCAAGCCCTCTTCGCGTGGACGGATCGCTTCATTGCGGGTAATGCATGCCGCAACCGTTGGAGGTGACAATGTTCGAGACCGTGGACCGCGAAAAAACCCTGATCCGCCGCAAGCTGGCCCAGATGCGCAAGAGGCCCCATCTGCCCGCGCCGCTCCTGGACCTGGCCGAAAAGGTGCTGGAGATGCAACTCGCCGCGCGCGTCGAAGCCGCCGCCACTGTCTTTGCCCCCGGGGAGCTGACCCCGGTGGACCAGGTGATCGCCGGGGCTTCGCTGCTCCCCAGGGAGCGCTTCCCCCTGGAGATGGACCCGGCGGGCCGACTCTTCACCGACCTGGCCGGAGCGCTCGCGGACCTCGGCGGACCGGCCGCGCAGGCGGCTGCGATGGTTCTTGCCGAGGGCAGTGGGTTCATGGAAAACGCCCTGCGCGCATACCTGGCCGGGGACGAGGCTTTCTTCACGGAATTCTCCGGGCGCACGCCCCAGGCCCCGCGCACCCTCAACTTCCTCGCCCAGTGCGCCGTCACGCCCCAGGCCACCGCCCTGGCCGAGGCCCTGAGCCTCACGCTGCCCCAGGACAGGACCTGGGAGCAGGGCAGCTGTCCGGTCTGCGGCAGCCTGGCCTTCCAATCGGCCCTGGTGGGCAAGGAGGGCGTGCGCCACAACGCGTGCTCCTTCTGTCGCGCCAGCTACCGAACCTTCCGGCTGCAGTGCCCCTATTGCCACGAGCGCGACGCCACCAAGCTGCGCTTCTTCGTGGCCGAAGAGGAGCCCGGCTACCGCGTGGACACCTGCGAGACCTGCAAGGGCTACATCAAGACCACCGATTTCAGGGAATACGACCGCCCGAGCCTGCCCGCCCTGGACGATCTGGAGTCCATGACCCTGGACATCCTGGCCATGCGCCAGGGGTACCTGAGGCCCACTCCCTCGGCCCTGGGCTTCTAGTGTCGCGTCCTCGCGGTCCCTCCGGGAGGAGGGCCGCGACGCGGGCCTGAACATGGACGGATCGGCCCTGGTCCTCGTCCGGCCCGCTCCGCAGCGGGGGGGCTCGCCTGCCCCGCACCCTGGCGCGTAAGGCATCCTCCACGATCTTGCCGACGGGGCCGCCGTACGGCCGGTCCATCGATCCGGCGGGGAGTTCCACTCCCGTGGCACTGGCCTGCCCGCTCCGGGTGTGTTACCACTGCGCGCCATGGAAATGCCTGGCCACCCGACCGGATCACCGGAGCCCCTCGCCGAGGGTCCGCCGCCCTCCCAGGGGGACGGCCCCTGCGTCGCGCCGTCCGTCCACGAAGAGGAGGCGGCCCGCGAGCGTCTGGCCGCCCTGTGCCGGGAGATGGGTGTGGACTGCTGCCCCCGCTGCCGTTCGGAGCGGGTCTACCGCCTGCGCTCCGGGCGGTTGCGTTGCGGCGGCTGCGGCTACACCTTCCACGAACTCACCGGTCGCTTTATGGGCACGGGCGGGCTTTCACGCGTGCAGTGGCTGCGGCTGATCGATCTTTTCGCGGCCGAAACCCCCGTGAAGGACGCGGCCGTGGCCCTGGGCGTGGCCTACAACACGGTCTACAAGGCCGTGGACGCCCTGCGTCAGGCCATTCTGGCCCAGGCCATCGACGCCCGGCAGATCATGAACGCCCTGGCCACGCGCGGAGGCGGGGTCTGGCCCCCCGTGTTCGGCGTGATGGTGCGCGAGAACTGGGTGTTCGTGGACCTGGTGCACGGCGTGGAGGCGGCGGACCTGACGCTTTTCAAACTGCACTTCCGTCTGAAGACCTCGCGCGTGGGCTCGGCGGTGTACACCGGCCCCATGCGGGGCTACCTCGGGCTGGTGTGCTGCGGTGGGCCGGAGTGGCTCACCCCGGCCCTCAAGGCCCGGGACCTGGGCCTGCCCCTGGATGAAGGCGGCGGCTTCTGGGATTTCTTCAAAAACCGTCTGTTGCGCTTCCAGGGCGTTTCTGCGGAAAAATTCCCTTACTATCTCAAAGAATTGGAATATCGCTGGAACCACCGGGGCACCCCCATGCCCCCCCAGCTGCTGCGCGTGGCCCTGGCCTTCCGGCCGGACTGGCTGGAATAGACGGCGAGCCGCCTGAACGGCGGCAACCCTCCGACGCCGGGGCCCGCGGGCGCGCCGCCCGGGGGCTGTACGGCCTTGAAAGCCCCATGGGAGGCCAGGCCCCCGCAGGAGACAAAAAAGACCCGTCCTCCCCTGGGGGAGGCGGGCCTTTAAGGATTCGCGGGGGAAGGGACTACCAGCGGGCCGGGCGGCGTTCGCGGGGGCGGGCCTCGTTCACCTTCATGGTGCGGCCGCCGAAGTCCGCGCCGTTGAGGGCCTGGATGGCCTCCTTGGCGCCGCTCTCGTCCATCTCCACGAAGCCGAAGCCCCGGGGGCGTCCGGTTTCGCGGTCGTTGATGAGCTTCACGGAATTCACCTGGCCGTAGGCCTCGAACAGCTGACGGACCTGATCCTCGGAGGCGCTGAAAGGCAGATTGCCGACGTAGATGTTCGTCACCATACTCAAAGATGCTCCTGCAAGAGGTTACCACAATCGGCCGGGCTTTCCGGCCGTTTCATGCAGTCTGGACCCGTCGGCAGTATCTTTGTGAGCGCCCAAAGGGTCGATCCGCTCGAAGCCCGTTACGGGTGGTCCGCAGGGCGAAACGGCGAACTCATGTAAAGGCGGCGGTAGCTGGATTTGAATAGTGCGTCAATAAA containing:
- a CDS encoding transposase; the encoded protein is MPGHPTGSPEPLAEGPPPSQGDGPCVAPSVHEEEAARERLAALCREMGVDCCPRCRSERVYRLRSGRLRCGGCGYTFHELTGRFMGTGGLSRVQWLRLIDLFAAETPVKDAAVALGVAYNTVYKAVDALRQAILAQAIDARQIMNALATRGGGVWPPVFGVMVRENWVFVDLVHGVEAADLTLFKLHFRLKTSRVGSAVYTGPMRGYLGLVCCGGPEWLTPALKARDLGLPLDEGGGFWDFFKNRLLRFQGVSAEKFPYYLKELEYRWNHRGTPMPPQLLRVALAFRPDWLE
- a CDS encoding formate dehydrogenase accessory protein FdhE yields the protein MFETVDREKTLIRRKLAQMRKRPHLPAPLLDLAEKVLEMQLAARVEAAATVFAPGELTPVDQVIAGASLLPRERFPLEMDPAGRLFTDLAGALADLGGPAAQAAAMVLAEGSGFMENALRAYLAGDEAFFTEFSGRTPQAPRTLNFLAQCAVTPQATALAEALSLTLPQDRTWEQGSCPVCGSLAFQSALVGKEGVRHNACSFCRASYRTFRLQCPYCHERDATKLRFFVAEEEPGYRVDTCETCKGYIKTTDFREYDRPSLPALDDLESMTLDILAMRQGYLRPTPSALGF
- a CDS encoding efflux RND transporter periplasmic adaptor subunit, with translation MRIFFILCATFALLACLAACDAPPPSGPRVLEWGEAGVGDVARVVDATGVIRVRPGGQIRVGSRLKGQVTELFVRTGDVVRAGQLLAVLDDRELQTQRQAALARLEAARNELERVESQRAKRLEEAGATLDADKNRQAYEARRLERRRQLSVQGHIHQDDLEASRRDEASSTQSVAQGRARLDRVDVEARRDAQRAAKALEEARAKVDEIDAYLSMTRVESPIDGIVGQVHTQKGEQVVAELESVSIVTVIDPRFLELRVYVNEADAAGIRPGMPVRFFQAVRPKEIYGAVIDRVSPSPETVDRILYFPAMASLAPAASLILRPEMTVQCAVLVEDLKGVLSVPAQAVVERGGRRVVYVDDGQGRARPVEPVFGTRGAGRVQVLSGLEPGTRVALSLAWDPQGVR
- a CDS encoding RNA recognition motif domain-containing protein; the protein is MVTNIYVGNLPFSASEDQVRQLFEAYGQVNSVKLINDRETGRPRGFGFVEMDESGAKEAIQALNGADFGGRTMKVNEARPRERRPARW